The Clostridium botulinum BKT015925 genome includes the window GAGATAAATAGTATACAATATAGTAAATAAAAGGTTATTGTTAATAGGAATTGAACAAGTTATCCACAAAATTATTAACAGGTTGTGGATAAGTAGAGTGAAAGTAAAATTATTAACAGTTCAACAATAATAATATCAAAAGAATACCTAGTGTTCAAGAACTTATCCACAAAAAAGAATTAATAACTAAAAATTTATTAACAATATCCCAGAATCTTGACAATACAAGGGCGCGTATATATAATTTAATAGTAAAACTATTTTGAGATGATAATAGGATGAATAGTATTGCTTAATATAAGCTGTAGTATAGACAAAGCGAAGGGGGTGTATACACATGAAGATGACATACCAACCAAAAAAGAGACAAAGAAAAAAGGAACATGGTTTCAGAAAAAGAATGAGAACTTTATCTGGAAGAAACATCATTAAGAAGAGAAGACAAAAAGGAAGAAAAAGATTGACAGCATAAGAGGCCGCATTGGTGGCCTTTTTCTGCAATTGCAGAAAAAAAAGGAGCACTTGTAATGAAAAAACATGAAAAAATAAGAAAGAATATAGAGTTTCGTCGTGTATATAGAAGAGGAAAATCATATTCTAATGGTTTGTTAGTGCTGTATGTTTTTAAAAATAACAATAATGTAGACAAAAGTAGAATAGGAATTTCAGTTAGTAAAAAAGTAGGAAATAGCGTAGTTAGAAGCAGAGTAAAGAGATTGATTAGTGAAAGCTATAGATTAAATAATACAAATGTAAAGATAGGATATGATCTAGTTTTTGTTGCTAGAGTTAATTCTAAAGATAAAAGTTTTAGTGAAATAGAGAGTTCTCTTATTAATTTATTAAAAAGGGCAGGTCTATATAATTAATGTTGAAAATAATATTAATTCATATAATAAAATTTTATAGAAAGTACATCTCCCCATTGAAGAAGCCTTGTTGCAGGTTCTATCCAACTTGTTCCCAATATGCGTTACAAGCTATAGAGAAATATGGTGCTTTAAAGGGTGGAGTTATGTCTATAAAAAGAATTTTTAAATGTCATCCATTCCATCCAGGTGGATATGATCCAGTTAAATAGTTTTAAGGAGGTTTTGGTTTGGATATTTTTTTAGGAAAATACGGTTTAGCTTTTTTTTCAATCAATTGGTTGAATAATGCTTTTGTTAAATTTTTTCAAGTGATACATAGTTGGGTACATACATTATTTACAAATCCTAATATATCTTATGGTTTAACAATAATTGTATTAACTCTAATAATTAGGATAGTACTTTTCCCGCTAAATTACAAGCAAATAAAATCTCAAGTTGGAATGACGGAAATTCAACCTGAGTTAAAAAAATTGCAAGAAAAGTATAAAAATGATCCTCAAAGACAACAACAAGAAATGATGAAGCTTTATAAAGAATATGGGGTTAATCCATTGGGAGGATGTTTACCTTTATTAGTACAGTGGCCAATACTTATAGCATTATTTTATGTTTTTAATAACTTAAGTAAGATTGAACCTAGTATAGTAAATGTTACATTCTTAGGAGTAAAGTTAATGGAACCGGCTATATTAAAACCTGAATATTGGTATACATGGATACTACCTATAGTATCAGCTTTACTAACATATTTCTCAACTGTAATTATGACTTCTAAAAATGCAGATAGTGCACAAGTTAAGCAAACAAAGATGATGAGTGGATTTATGACTCTTTTTGTAGTATATATGAGTTTTAAATTCCCAACAGCACTAGTTTTATATTGGATAACAAATAGTTTATTCCAAATAGGTCAAACTATAATTACACAACGTTCTCAACAAAAGAAAAAAGAATTAATACAAGAATAAAAGTTGTAATGTTAGAGATGTATGCCTAGTTTTAACATTCGGAAGGCAGGTGTATCAAGCATGAAATCTTTAGAGATGAGTGGAAAAACTGTAGATGAAGCAGTTGAAAAAGCACTTACAGAACTTAATGTTACAAAAGACAAAGTAGAGATTAAAGTAATAGATGAAGGAAGTAAAGGAATTTTTGGTATTTTTAAAACTAAAGATGCTAAAGTTCAAGTTACAATTAAGGAAGATTATAAAGAAGACGCTAAGAAATTTTTAAGAGATGTATTAAATTCTATGAAAATTTTAGCTGAAATAAAAATCAAAGAAGAAGATGACATTTTAAAAATAAATCTTATAGGTCCTAATATGGGTCTGGTTATAGGATATAGGGGAGAAACATTAGATTCTCTTCAATATTTAGTGAGTTTAGTTGTAAATAAAAATAATAATGAAAAATATAGAAAGGTATCTTTAGATACTGAAAATTATAGAATAAGAAGAGAAGAAACATTAAAAAGGCTTGCTGAGAAGCTAGCATATAAGGTAAGAAAAACAAATAAGGTTGTAAAGCTTGAACCGATGAATCCATATGAAAGAAGGATAATTCATTCAACTCTACAAAATAATTCGTATGTAGTTACATACAGTGAGGGAGAAGAACCTCATAGAAGAGTAATTATTGATTTAAGAAAGAAAGCCTAGATTAGGGCTTTCTTTTGCTTTATAATAATAAATGTTCATAAAAATAGAAAGGATGGAAACAATGAAAGAGTTTGATACTATAGCAGCCATTGCTACAAATTTAGGTGAAAGTGGAGTATCAATTATACGAGTTTCTGGGGAGAGGGCTCTAAGTATTGTAAGTGATATTTTTATTGGAAAAAATGATAGAAAATTAGATGATATTAGAACATATTCTATGAGATATGGATTTATTATAGATAAAGTTTCGGGTGAAAAATTAGATGAAGTTATTGTAAGTTACATGAAAGGACCTAGAAGTTTTACTGCGGAAGATGTTGTTGAGATAAATTGTCATGGTGGAGTTGTAGTTACTAAAAGAATATTAGAAGAAGTTATGAAGGCAGGGGCTAGACTTGCGTCACCTGGTGAATTTACAAAAAGAGCATTTCTAAATGGAAGAATTGACTTAAGTCAGGCTGAAGCGGTTATAGATTTAATTAATGCTAAAACTGAATTAAGTGCAAAATCAGCTTTAGAACAATCCGAAGGAAAACTTTCCAAGGAAATATCACATCTTCGTGATAAATTATTAGAAATTATTGCAAATATAGAAGCTACAGTTGATTATCCAGAAGATGATTTGGAAGAAGTAACATCTGAAAGAGGAAAAGAAGCTGTAGATAAAATAGTTAGCGAAATAGATAAGTTGTTAAATAGTGCAAATGAGGGTAAGATTTTAAGAGAAGGATTAAACACTGTAATTGTAGGTAAACCCAATGTAGGAAAATCATCAATACTAAATGCTTTACTTATGGAGACAAGAGCAATAGTTACTGATATACCAGGAACTACAAGAGATGTAATTGAGGAGTATATGAGTATAGAAGGAATTCCTATAAAAATAGTAGATACTGCTGGAATTAGAGAAACCGATGATATAGTTGAAAAAATTGGCGTAGAGAAATCTAGAGAAAAAATATTGAATTCTGATCTTACTGTGTTAGTATTAGATTCTAGTAGACAATTAGATGCCGAAGATAAAGAAATAATTGACTTTATAAAAGATAAAAAATATATAGTTTTATTAAATAAAATAGACCTAGATACAAAATTAGATAAAGAATCTTTAAATAAGTTAAATTCTGATTATATAATAGATATATCAGCAAGAACCGGAAAAGGTTTGGATAGGTTTAAGGAAGTTATAAAAGAATTATTTTTTAGTGGAGAAGTTACATCAAAAGATGTAATGATAACAAATACAAGACATAAAGAGGCTTTAATTAGAGCTAAAAGTAGTTTGATTGCAGGAAAAGGTGCCTTAGAAAATACTTTTGCAATAGATTTAGCATCTATAGATCTTAGAGATGCGTGGAAGAATCTTGGAGAGATCAACGGAGATACCGTAGAAGAGGATATAATAGATAAGATATTTTCTAAATTTTGTTTAGGTAAATAAGGGGAGAAGAATATGAGTTATTTTGCAGGCGAATTTGATGTGGCCGTTATTGGAGCTGGTCATGCAGGATGTGAAGCAGCACTTGCTAGTGCAAGACTTGGAATAAATACAATAGTATTTGCAACAGATCTTGCAAGTGTTGCTATGATGGCTTGTAATCCTAATATAGGGGGAACAGCAAAGGGTCATTTAGTAAGGGAAATTGATGCACTAGGTGGAGAAATGGGAATTAATATAGACCATACATATATCCAATCTAGAATGTTAAATACATCTAAAGGACCAGCTGTACACTCACTAAGAGCACAGGCTGACAAGAAAAAGTATTCAGAAAGAATGAAGCATGTTTTAGAAACTACAGAAAATTTACAATTAAAACAAGCTGAAGTTATAGAAGTTGATATAGAAAATGGTAAAGTAAAGGGTGTTTTAACTAAGAATGGGGCTTATTATAGAGTAAAAGCAGCCATTTTATGTACTGGTGTATATTTAAAATCTAGAATAATTATTGGAGATATAAACTATGAGGGCGGACCAAGTGGTCTTGCCCCAGCTAATATGTTATCACAGAGTTTAATAGATAGTGGTATAAAGTTAACTAGATTTAAAACAG containing:
- a CDS encoding membrane protein insertase YidC, giving the protein MDIFLGKYGLAFFSINWLNNAFVKFFQVIHSWVHTLFTNPNISYGLTIIVLTLIIRIVLFPLNYKQIKSQVGMTEIQPELKKLQEKYKNDPQRQQQEMMKLYKEYGVNPLGGCLPLLVQWPILIALFYVFNNLSKIEPSIVNVTFLGVKLMEPAILKPEYWYTWILPIVSALLTYFSTVIMTSKNADSAQVKQTKMMSGFMTLFVVYMSFKFPTALVLYWITNSLFQIGQTIITQRSQQKKKELIQE
- the jag gene encoding RNA-binding cell elongation regulator Jag/EloR, which codes for MKSLEMSGKTVDEAVEKALTELNVTKDKVEIKVIDEGSKGIFGIFKTKDAKVQVTIKEDYKEDAKKFLRDVLNSMKILAEIKIKEEDDILKINLIGPNMGLVIGYRGETLDSLQYLVSLVVNKNNNEKYRKVSLDTENYRIRREETLKRLAEKLAYKVRKTNKVVKLEPMNPYERRIIHSTLQNNSYVVTYSEGEEPHRRVIIDLRKKA
- the yidD gene encoding membrane protein insertion efficiency factor YidD, giving the protein MLKIILIHIIKFYRKYISPLKKPCCRFYPTCSQYALQAIEKYGALKGGVMSIKRIFKCHPFHPGGYDPVK
- the rnpA gene encoding ribonuclease P protein component, coding for MKKHEKIRKNIEFRRVYRRGKSYSNGLLVLYVFKNNNNVDKSRIGISVSKKVGNSVVRSRVKRLISESYRLNNTNVKIGYDLVFVARVNSKDKSFSEIESSLINLLKRAGLYN
- the rpmH gene encoding 50S ribosomal protein L34, with amino-acid sequence MKMTYQPKKRQRKKEHGFRKRMRTLSGRNIIKKRRQKGRKRLTA
- the mnmE gene encoding tRNA uridine-5-carboxymethylaminomethyl(34) synthesis GTPase MnmE; the protein is MKEFDTIAAIATNLGESGVSIIRVSGERALSIVSDIFIGKNDRKLDDIRTYSMRYGFIIDKVSGEKLDEVIVSYMKGPRSFTAEDVVEINCHGGVVVTKRILEEVMKAGARLASPGEFTKRAFLNGRIDLSQAEAVIDLINAKTELSAKSALEQSEGKLSKEISHLRDKLLEIIANIEATVDYPEDDLEEVTSERGKEAVDKIVSEIDKLLNSANEGKILREGLNTVIVGKPNVGKSSILNALLMETRAIVTDIPGTTRDVIEEYMSIEGIPIKIVDTAGIRETDDIVEKIGVEKSREKILNSDLTVLVLDSSRQLDAEDKEIIDFIKDKKYIVLLNKIDLDTKLDKESLNKLNSDYIIDISARTGKGLDRFKEVIKELFFSGEVTSKDVMITNTRHKEALIRAKSSLIAGKGALENTFAIDLASIDLRDAWKNLGEINGDTVEEDIIDKIFSKFCLGK